The stretch of DNA gCAACTTGCGATAAACTTTAATAAGACCAACCAAATCAATAGTTAAGCATTGTACCGAGTATAAGTCATAATATTTTTGGTCTGCAGTAAATAGATTTTGAGAAAACCAATAAAGAACAACAATAAGATTTAGAGCTTTCCTACTGTTTAAGAATCTAGAAATTTGAATTTGGATTTAACCGCCCCCACTTTTTTTTTGACGCATGGACTTGTGCTGGCCTCCTATTGGCTCACGAGCCGAGGAAGGGAGGCTTCGAGATGGCACATTTAATGCGCCAAGGTGCAAACAGATGTCAGCAAGAGATCTAGGGCGTGTTTGGATGACCACCACACTTCACCATCCTAATTTGCGGCGCGCCACAGATGAATGGCTGTTGTTTAGGGGCTGTTTGGTTCATACCCATACTTTGCCTGCTTAAGCTTCGGTGAACCACAGAGTGGAGGCAGCTGTTTGATTCTATTTTTAGCTGTGGCGGCCACATGCCTTTCTTTCTTGTCCTTTACTGCTTGTGGTTGTCGTGTAGCGCATGACGATTGTGGCGAGGCCGTGGCGAGTGTGGCGGGCGTTTTCTCCGCCACCGCCATGCCATGCTGCGGCTGTCATCATTGTGGCGTGGCAGCGTGTGGCCGTGAACCAAACAACCCCTTAGTATTTAAGTGTGGCCGCCACAGTCTTTTGCAGTTCAAAAAGTTGCCGCAGCTTAGGCGGCCATTTTGATCGCCACAAGTGAGTTGCCGCCACACTGCCCGTGGCAGTGCATGGCTGGCATCCAAACGCGCTCCTAGCCCTCGAAGCGGAGATCAAACGGTTGAAAATAAATTTACTAACGTGGCCACTCTGGTTGCTCGGGGACACGTTCCCACTTGAAGAAGTGaaaatctgtttttttttttacctctCAGCCCCGTATAGGAGTTTTTTCCTTGGGGCTtgttttagttccaaaaaatttttgtcaaaaatttcaatttttttaTCACACCGAATTTTGTGTCACatttatagagtattaaatagataaaaataataactaattgcacagtttgtctgtatttTGTGAGactaatcttttgagcctagttaggccttgtttagttcccaaaaaaatttgaaatttttttcagatttcttgtcacatcgaatcttgcgacacatgcatgaagcattaaatatagattaaaaaaataaccaactgcataatttgtctgtaatttacgagaaaaattttttgagcctagtcagttcatgattggacaatatttgtcaagtacaaacaaaagtgctacagtgttcatTTGCCAAAAGTTTTGGAACTTAAAATAAGgctttagtccatgattggataatatttatcaattacaaacgaaagtgctatagtgttcaTTTGCCAAAAGTTTTGGAACTATATAAGgccttagttcatgattggacaatatttatcaactacaaacgaaagtgttatagtatccattttgcaaactttttgtaactaaataaggccttagtccatgattggacaatatttatcaaatacaaacgaaagtgttagagtatccattttgcaaaatattttggaactaataaGGTCTTGTTccgttggcaaaatttttttggttttagatTTTGTAGCATGTTTGTTTGTATTTTATAAGTATTATCcaaccatgaactaactaggcttaaaatattcgtctcgcaaattatagataaactatataattagtttttattttcgtctatattcaaTATTTCAtgatgtgccgtaagattcgatgtgacggaaaattttaaaGAAATTTAGATACTTTTTTTAACTAAAGTCCTTAGCAAGGCCACAACCATCTGAACAAAAGCGGTGACAGTTCTGTCAATGCAGCACATTATCAAGGTACAAATAATTTCCTTGCAGGAACCAATACACACACCATGCCGGTGTCCAACAATACCACTTCTATGGTGGATAGGCGCCTAGTCCTACTTCGTTCTCGGATTTCAGGATATAGATGCTATGTGGATGCTTACATTCAACCGGAtcaataaggtcttgtttagttctcaaaaaattttaagattttccgtcacatcaaatcttacgacacatgtatggagtataaaatttagacaaaaacaaaaactaattacacagtttacctataaatcgcgagataaatcttttgaccctaattagtctatgattggataatatttgccacaaacaaaaaaaaatactacagtacccaaaaatcAGAATTTtttccaactaaacaagacctcagtcTCTACCTCTAGAGAGGCTGGGATTGGCATCTTCTTGGTCAACACCCATGTGCACCTTCCCCCCTTATAGTATTTTCATCAAAACACCCATGAGGGATGCCTCTTCCGTCCTTATGGCAGAAGCGGCTGCTCTTGCCCTTGCAGCTGCAGTGATCAAGGCTATGTAGTTGGATCATGTCACAATGCTTTCTGACAATCAGCAGCTTGTCTATTTCctaaatggacaagatcaggaaTACCCACCTAACTGGAGAGTTAAACCTTTTATTCAGATAATTAAGACCAGCTTGCTGGGCATTAAATCATCTATAAAAAGGATCAGGCGTACACAAAATCAAATGGTAGATTTGCTCGCCAGATAAGCTCTTACATATATTAGGGTCAATCAGATTACCTTTAATGGTGACCGTTCTTTTGCACCTTACGAGCAGGAGTGTTCTTTAATGACGACACTTCACGATGTAACCGTTAACTCTGTAATGGTTCTAACAGCAAGTTGCTgttaattaattttatttgGTTTCTTGTGAAAAAAAACGTTGATTTGCCTTTGTGTGCTGGCATGCATGCGGCAGGGGTACCTTATCTGATCCGTTGACTTGCTATGACATTACTATGCATGCCCCGGCCGGTTCGGGGTAAAtggcaggcacccgtcccggaCCGGCCGACCGGTGGTGTCCTGCGCTTCAGATACCGGTCCTTTGGGTTCAATATTCCGATCCGGCGAGAGGAAAATGAGAAACAAACATTGAATGATGATTATACAGGGTTTATTAGGACATGGAAAAAGAGGTACAGTACGCAGAAGAGAGATCGGAGAGATGGGTCACTGGAGTGCTTGGCGCCCATAAAGGTTACTGTGCCGCAGATCgaatataaaatataaataaaaaaataactaattacatagtttatctataatttacgagataaattttttaatcttagttaatttataattaaataataattactaaataaaaccaaaaataaaatctaaaaattttcctCAACTAAACCGGGCCTTACTACGAACGACTACACGACTGTGCGTGGACGCCGCAGTCACGTCTCCCGGTACGTAgcccatgccatgccatgccatgcatGTTTGTCGTGGAGCTGCATGGACCATGAACGCAGCGCAGAGATACGTATTGGCCACGTCGGCGCGTGGCGCGGGCTACACGACCGCTGCTACTCTCGCGTGGCTCCTGCATTGCATGGATGAAAGCGACGGAGCGAGCAGCAGCACGAGCACCACCAGCACCAGAGGACGAGTCGACCGACGACCGTGCTGGTGCCAGGCTCAGCTCACGCGCAGCAACAGCGCTACTAGTCTAGAGGACTTCGACTACGACGACGACTACGGCCagggaaaactttttggattttgttaTTATAgtaatttcgtttgtttgtgataaatattgtctaattatatactaactagagttaaaagattcgtctcgcgatttacaagcaaattgtgtaattaatttttgtttttatctatatttaatattttatgcatgtgtcataaaatttaatataacgaatttttttttttaaaaaatggttCTTAGTtgcactaaacaaggccttaggaggAGACTCCTCGTCAGATGATGAAATGCATGGTGGCCCCGCCGCCGGGTGGGTAGAGTAGTCCGTGTTTCTCGCTACGACGTGCATGCATGGGCCACAGCGCCGGGCCTGCTCATCGTCCCATCATCTTCTTGTAGGAGTACAGTAGTATGTAGAAAACTTTtccgtactgtagcactttcgtttgtttgtgacaaatattattcaatcatggacaaattaggattaaaagattcgtctcgtgatttccagctaaactgtgtaattagttttcattttcgtctatatttaatgttttatgcatgtgccacaagattcgatgtgacggagaatcttgaaaactttttggttttcagggtgaactaaacacggccgtaGACTCCGTACTGTATATTGTAGAGTAcgtataatttttatataacaGCCGCTGTAGTTaatacgtgttcctctcatggACGCCTCTGATGATGGAGCAGTAGCCGCGGAGTCTTTCACGCGCCGCTGTAGGTTGGAGGGACGACGGACGGACAGACGGGGTAACGTCGCTGTCCGTCGTCAGTACTACTACTCATCAACCAGTCCTGCTGCAGGGCAGGGCCGGCGTGGGGCCCCGCCTCCCCGCGCGCGGCGGGCGTGGGCACCGGCAGCGGCAGGGGTGGTCTGGCGAGAGCACCGGCATGCGTAGCGGGGTGGTTGTCTCTTCTACTGCAACTGGCGGCGGTACACGCAGGTGGTAGTGGTACCCCCTCCCAGTCCTCCCTGGCCTGGCCTGGCTCGTGTACTACCAGTACATGCGTGCAGGCCGTTTCTGTGTCCTGCGCGTACGTGCCCGGTGCACCGCGCCACGCTAGCTACCGCTTCTCGCTTGCGCGCGCGCTACTTTACCACGCATGCCTCcgaacacatatatatatatatatatatatatatatatatatatatatacccggTACAAGCTGTATATAGCACCACGACGGATGGATCATCATCGGCGCTGCGTTGCGTGGTCGTCGCACTCAGGCGAACAGGGGGACAACAACTGAAACCACTGTAGTATGAGCATTACGTGCGTACGTACGTACACGGTACTACGCCGGGGCACACGACGACGGACGGTTAGGACTAATACCGGCAGCCATCATGGCAGTGTGCATGCATTGACGTACCCACGCCATCATCATTCGTCTCCTCCGTTCTGTACAGTACGTAGGAATGCGCCTACACGacggccgtcgtcgtcgtcgtactCGCGCGCGTCGCATGCCATGCCATGCATGCGTGACGCCGCCGCCCACCACCACACCACCACGTCCGTGGCGCGGGGCGGGGCGGATTGCCGGAGGCCGGCGGTTTGTTTCAAGTGGCCGGGAAGGGTCGTCAGGGGTATATACGGTGGTCCAGATCGAGTCTGTGTGGACCCAACCGTCGTCGTCTTTTTCTGTCCTCGTCTACGTGTATGGTGCACGCGTACGCGTACGTACGTACAGTACCGACGTACGTGCGTGAAGGAAACGAATGATGAGTATTCAGTACTCGGTCACTGCTACGGGTGTGCCTCTGTCCCCGCGGTCGTTGTTCTAaacgaatttttttttttgtgcttaTAGAGGGAGCAGTAATATAAACAGTGAATGGACAACGGAAGGTCCGGGGGTCCGTCAAGCAATAGGAAATAATTTTAaattaagaagaagaagaagatgtgtGTGCACGCTGGGACATCATGGACATGGGTGCTACTGCTGCTAGTGCTACCTAGCACCGGTCGTTCGGTCAATCACAGGACAAGGCGGTAGATGCAAGTGGGGGGGAAGGTGAGCTGCGCTGAGGTCCGGTCCCCCGGCATCGTAGCGTTGTTGGACTCGTGGCCGTGGCTAGCACTGGCACTGGGCCACGAACCACCACTGGCGGCCACAGTACATCGCTGCGACGCATGGATGCCATGCCCCGGCCCACAGCAACGCATGGGGGACGCGTGACGTTGCGATCGGCCCACGGACTCTGACTCGCACAGCTCTCACTTGCTGCCGTTACCTCCACTTCTGCTTGATGACTTCTCTCGCGGAGTTTCTTGTtgtattaaaaaaagaaaaaaccagCCTCAAACCCCCTTCTCTCTCTCAAGGAGTCGGCATCCAGAACAGAGGTGTACATGTGGGCAAGTGGCTGCCATGGCAGGGGCCGCTGCACCTGCACAGCCGGCCCCGGTCCCATGCATGCAGCTGTAGGTAACAGGCGCGCAGGCGCATTGGGCTGCTCTGTGCCGCTCTGCCTCAGCAGGCGGCTGGGTTCGACGCGTCCCATCCACCGGCCGCCGTCCTCCAGTCACAGTCATCAGTGCTCCACGCCGGCAAAAGTCGCCGCCCCGCACCGCCGGCCGACCGAGGGTCCCAAAGACAAAAGGACCGACCAGGCTGAGGGTCCGGGGCCTTGCTTTACGCACAGTGCCGCCCACAACTGCTGCAGGGATCCGAGATCATCTGCCATAAGAGCTCCATGATTCAAAAAGGccagcagctgcagcatccaagtTCAGTCCTCAAAAGCTCAAACCAAACTCATCAAATGCAACAAGGAACGGGCCGTGGCCCAGCAAGCAAGTAACATGCTACTACATGTAACAATGTTCATCAGCATCCATCACTGGTTCCTCAAACTTCACTCAAGATTAAAAGCATACCGTACGTACATAGCAAAGACTAGCAGTATATGCCGATACTAAGCACAAATGAAACTTTAGCAATACAACATCACCCCCAAAAGGGGGTAATAGTAAGCTCGGCCTGACAAAGGCATTGGACTGACTCGTGCCGGAGAGACACGGTCATGTGCATATCATTTTTGTAGCATCCACCGGTCAGTCAGTCACTGCGAACAGGAGATTCGTCGGCGGACCTGGAGCGGGATCCGGGAGGTGAGCCTGAGTACTCCTCCTTGGGGGACCTGCGGTGCGGAGGGGACCCATTACTGTCTGCTGGGGGCGACCTCCTATCAACATTAATACCATTGTTAGAGATTTCAAGAGCTCTTGCTAGTTGCTAGCAGTACATGATTAGGCTAGTACTCCGTGCTTTTTTTTTACATTGCTTTACTCATTTCACAACCCATGCAACAATAGTATTTATCTGTTCTCTAGTATGCATCAAGTCCCTCCAACCCACTTGTCTGATGGTGGTTCACCAAAATAATAATTTTGTTGCTACAAGAGCATTCTAGGGGACTACAATACAAAGCTGTGGTTTAAATAAACAGGTAGAAGTGAATTTGTAGTCTGTAGCAACACCTGTTAGGAGGATGAATGAAATCACTACTAGTATTTCCTAACCCAATAACATCAAGTGATATTTTGAACAGGTAGCTAGTTTCAGTGACTAGTTGCCAGGTTAGACTATGATGCAACTGATAATAAAGGTCGGAGCAAAGGTGTACACAGTAACATAAAACAAATACTCTTGATTTATATAAATGGACAGAAATGGACAGATGGAAGCCAGATCTATGTGTAGCAATGAATGACTTACTTCTCATAACCATTGTCAGCATCATCTCTACTGGCAGGAGAGTAGGACCTCCGCTTCTTATCTTCGTCATGCTCCTTTGGCGGGCGCCTGGGAGGAGATGTGCGATGCGCTTCCTTTCTCCTTGGAGAAGCTGAGTAGTCATCTCGCCGCCTTGGAGCAGGAGAGTATGATCTGCTTTAAAAGAAAAACATTGACagaatttaaaaaataaaaagtgaaAGCTTCCACAGATTAAAGTTCCACAGCTTTTACAAGAAGCCGTATGTCAGCCAAGCATACCTTGACCGAGGACGGCCCCTATAGCGAGGAGAGCGGGAACGGGACCGAGACCGCCCTATATGGAAGATGAGAGGCTATCAGTACTTTGTAACTCAACAAAAGAAAATTGCAGACTTCAATTTTTCACAAGAAAACTTTTATAGTGACTGGAGACTATAGTACTGAGATGTTATTCGTAAATTTGAAAGGCACTTGTGcatgtctctttttttttaaaaaaaagaggacTTTATTTAATATATATGCATCACCTATCAGAACTTCAGAAGCAGCAAAAGATCTAGAACTTTATTGGCTGGGTGCAGACATATTGGTGCTCTGTATTACAGTGATGTTTGATAAGGCActtgatagtagtcatcatAGTACCAGAAGAGTAACAGGAAAAATGTAAAAATGATGTGTTAACAAGTTAATACGATGCGCACAAGAGAAACAGTGCATGAAGGCTAAAAGGAAATCTAACATGTCCTGAGTCCTGACCAATCATGCCTTGCCACAAAAGAGTGTCAATGCTTTTCCTTTCAATGTAAAAGAGGGCTAACCATAGCATAATAAATTAAACTATTACTCCATTTGGATCATCAGTTTATAAGGCATTCCACATACGTCAAGAGTTAAACTTTATAATCTTTGACCAATAATTTAGCCAACAATTATTAATTCTTGTAATACAAATTTGATACTATTAGATTTATAATCAAATACACTATCCAATAATCATAAGTTTATAATCATAAGCAGTAAGCAGTATAATATAAAACAAATAAATGTCAAAGTGTAATTTAGGAGACCGTGTCATGTTTCATTACGCCTTATAAACTGGACCGGTGGGAGTGAAGGCATAAACAGGCTACGCAGAACATTACATCTAACTGCAAAACAATATTCAACTTGAGATAATAGCCAACCCCTCAAGACTACTGGGCAGAAACTTCTAATTTTGAGGTGATTGCCCAGGCATCCCCCCTCTACATCCACAGGTAGTGACAAAATAGATACATGTCGTATAATTGTACAATTGAATAAAATCAGAGGATCCAGACAACAGATGTACAGCTTGGACAGCAATACCATGAATGGTACGAAAATACAAATGCAAGATTACCATAATATGAAGATCGGCGACCTTCATGACCAGAGTAACCTCTGCACAGCAATCACGCGTTTCAAATGAGTACATAATAAAAACAGAGGCATAAATTTACTGCAACAAAAAGGAATACCATACCTGACTCTAGCTCTGCTGCGCATTTCCTCTGGCCTCTTTCGCGACTCAGCAGCAAGAACAACAGCTATCTCCCGGCCAAAGAAAACTTGGCGATTCATGTGATACTGGGCTTCAGAGGCATCATAAGGGTCAACAAACTCCACAAAGGCAAATCCTCGAGGCTCCCTGCATATGTTGGTTTTATTAGACAGTATGCTGAGGAAAATTCAAGAAAGTGACAAACAAATATGAGGGTGCAAAGTGTTCACAATGGTGTCTTGCTGGCGTTTTACCATCAAGTTCACATATTCACTTTGCCCTCTACTGTTCTCGATGAAGCACAGTCAACAACTTACAAACATTCCATCAAAAGGGAAGCAAGTGTTGCAAAAAGCAGTAAGACGCCCAGGCTCTAGTGTCCAAGTTTCTTGTATACAACTACGTAAGGTGATCCTCATAAAGAGCATCTTCATAAAATCATTCGCTTCAAGTTCCCCAACATTTGAAAAGTCACAAAAGTACTTGAAATTGACTTGACTCTCTTTTATCTTCTCATGTACCAGCCAGTATATATCTCTTATCTTCTCTTCATGAAATTAATTTTCTCAATGTATCAAATCTTGTCTTCATAGAAGAACTTCATCGGACAAGACTCTATCTTGCCAAGCAAATGAATTGTTATTAGTAATGTTAAAAGGCATTCTTTGACAAATGAAGAGCATGTATCTACTTCAAACCAACACGATCCTGGGAATCATTTCGAAAATATGATCCACATAGCGCAATGACGAATTGGATATGAGACTGCAGAGTACAGGCTTATACTCCATCATACATCGATTGCAAAAAACAACATGAGATTCATCAGAGCTTAAACGCACCAACACATTGCAAATTAGATGTTACACTAAAGCTGGAGGATGCACTAGTGTTCACTTTGTTAAATATAGGGTGTCTGTTCATATAATTCATGCCTCTAGAAAACTAGTTTGATGATTATGGGCAAAAAACTAGACAGATCTCCAGCTATTTACAACTCTAATCGTTACAGAAACAGCAAGACTGATCTTTTTGAGTAATTAAGACATACATCACAGAGAATGGTGATTTAGTACAACTTACCCAGAGTAATAGTCCTTTGGAATGTAAACATCGCGGACAGGGCCAAACCTTTCAAAAGGAACTCGAAGCTCCTCCGCTCTGACAAAGTTTGACATGCAAATTGAAGTCAACTACTCGAGGAAAGTATCAAAGTAGAATTTGCTGGTCATAAAAATGGTGATaactttatattcttttaaagATGAGAGGAAAAAGTACATGGTATTAGTTTCTGTACCTGACGCTTAATGGGATATTGCGGACCAAAAGGCTTCCACTACCCTCTTTGTTGCGTCCTCCATACCCCCTCCTAGGAGGAGGGGGGCTTCTTCCTCTGCCACCATATGCCCTCCTGGGGGGACTACGATAAGGGGGGCTGTACCTCCTCATAGTTTTTCCTGTAATTGCACCGAAACATAATAGATTGTGTTAATAAAAGGACAGGCACGGTAACTCAGACATAATTAGTGGACTTATGAGCGGTGTATTGTCATGCATAACAAATCATGTCAGCCTGAGCATACAGGCTAGAACATACAAAATCATTCATGAGCACTAAAGTTACGTGTAACAAAACAACAAAAGGTGTTTGTCATCATTTGATCCACAGTGCATCAGATATGCTTGAAAGATACAAACAActttaaatttaaaataaaattCACCGGTGACATGGCATAGAATAGATCAGGATCATCTTAAATCGCAGGATGAGGCAAGCTGCAGACTAGTATTACCATGGAAACTGCATTAACATGTATGCTTATTGTTTCTTTCCGCTCAAACTGAATCAAAATTGACAAAGCAGAGGTATGGTCTTTTCCAATTATTAAGTTGCCGTTCCAAATCAGAATCGGCATAAGGTCTAAATCCAAACCTAAAGTAAAACAAAAAGAGGAGCCGCTACACATCAAAAGCATAATCCAGCAAATCCTCACACACTGCTCTAAGACAATTAAGAGGGGGCTCGCCCAATCACTCTCACAACACAATTCAGGGGTTAGTGAAAGCATTGGCGCTGGTGCATCTACAAGTCTCAGCTCGGACAATAACCCAAGCAAGTCGTCGCAACGGGAATCGAGATCTAAGATTCCCAGCGGAGAAACATCACGGCTCGTAATCCCGCAACTGGTAAACAGCTCCCACCTCGCGGCATTCCTAGCTGCTAGTCCCGTGCGGATCTAAACCGTACGAGCGGATCTATTGATGCGCTGCGCACCTACCTAGGGTTTGCGGCGACAGGTCTCCACACCACACGAGTGCGCCCAGTGATGGACCACCGTAAACGcactgagagagagagagaggaagggatTGAAGGACAGGGAATTACCGGATGCGCCCGGTGATGGCCGGAGAAccgcgcccgccgccgcggagAGACACGGTGAAGGGGGTGGGGCGTGGGCGTGCCGAATCGGGTGCGGCGGTTCGCGATGCCAGACGGGGAAGAGGAAGGCCTGGAGCGCGACGCTCGCGCGCACGTGAGGGAGATGGGGTGGGTGATGGGCCGGGCCTTCTCGACATGAGAGTTTATAGGCGCTCCGGCCTTATTGCCCGGTATCGCGCCGGCAGGCCGGCCCTGGCCTCTCGAGGTCCTACTTTAACTATTTGTCCGTATGTTtctcaaaaataaataaataaaaattgtCAGTATAATTCCTAAGAGCAAAGCTAATCTTCCGTTCAA from Sorghum bicolor cultivar BTx623 chromosome 8, Sorghum_bicolor_NCBIv3, whole genome shotgun sequence encodes:
- the LOC8155680 gene encoding serine/arginine-rich SC35-like splicing factor SCL30 isoform X2; protein product: MRRYSPPYRSPPRRAYGGRGRSPPPPRRGYGGRNKEGSGSLLVRNIPLSVRAEELRVPFERFGPVRDVYIPKDYYSGEPRGFAFVEFVDPYDASEAQYHMNRQVFFGREIAVVLAAESRKRPEEMRSRARVRGYSGHEGRRSSYYGRSRSRSRSPRYRGRPRSRSYSPAPRRRDDYSASPRRKEAHRTSPPRRPPKEHDEDKKRRSYSPASRDDADNGYEKRSPPADSNGSPPHRRSPKEEYSGSPPGSRSRSADESPVRSD
- the LOC8155680 gene encoding serine/arginine-rich SC35-like splicing factor SCL30 isoform X1; amino-acid sequence: MRRYSPPYRSPPRRAYGGRGRSPPPPRRGYGGRNKEGSGSLLVRNIPLSVRAEELRVPFERFGPVRDVYIPKDYYSGEPRGFAFVEFVDPYDASEAQYHMNRQVFFGREIAVVLAAESRKRPEEMRSRARVRGYSGHEGRRSSYYGRSRSRSRSPRYRGRPRSSRSYSPAPRRRDDYSASPRRKEAHRTSPPRRPPKEHDEDKKRRSYSPASRDDADNGYEKRSPPADSNGSPPHRRSPKEEYSGSPPGSRSRSADESPVRSD